In Mauremys reevesii isolate NIE-2019 linkage group 13, ASM1616193v1, whole genome shotgun sequence, the sequence TAATGGCCTGACTCCATTGAATTGTTCCTTAGGTCAGACGTTCAAAGCGACATCCCAGGAAGCTACGAAGTTGAGTCTGGCATTCTCAAGGCCTCCACTGCCTTCTGCAGAGGTGGGTGCATGCCCCACGTCAAGGAGAATCTCAAGGTTTCTCCCACATTGCAGTCCCTTCCTGTGTCTTGCTCCCTTGAACTAGGACAAAGTTAGTTtgggttaaaaaataaaacaaatggttCTTCTCATTGACGTTTGTGGGATGTAGTTGCACCCTTTCACTCTTCTTTAGAATGGCACGACTTCTCAGTCATGTTGTATAGAGAATTGTCAGAGCTGAGGGAGCAGCTCATTGGCTGTGGAAGGTTTCAACCCAGGTATTTATGGGAAAAGAGCCACATAGTTCAAGACAATAGTATgagctctcctcccccacccccaactcaaCTGTACCAATTTACCAGTATGCGAAtgccttggggtggggagaaggctATCTGATGCCTAGAGTATGATGTGGCATTAGACAGCTGAGCATCAGACTGGGCCTTACTCTATTGTTAGgtttcaaaataattttaagtGTGTTGGACTCTGGTCCTTCACCTTCTTCCCCCATTACCCCCAGCTGGCTTCTTGCCTCTCCTCCAATTGGCAGAGTCTCCAGCTGAGAACAACAGTGTGTAAGAAAGTGAACTGCCTTCAGATGGAGCTGGTGGATTTTAATGGGATTGCACTGTCACTCCTTTCAttcctgatcctttttatccACTGTTTTCAGGACTGTCAGAAACTGAGTGATGGTGTCCAGAATGCTGTCCTGGCAGCTGCCGCAGTGTATTACTGGCTTCCCAAGGACCAAGGTGAGGCAGTGAGTGCAGGTTTGTGCCACTTCTCCTTCCCCTCAGAAAGGAAAGTTGACATTCGCATGGGAGCAAGTTGTGGCAGGCAAAGGGACTCCCATCCTCAGCTCTGTTACAGACATGCAGTATGGCCTTGAGTAAATCAATCCCCTTTTGCTGTGCCTCAGGTTCTCTATCTATAAATGGGGCTGATATAGGGAGCAGTGCATCTTAATTCATGTTTAAGTGTGTTGGGATCCTTGTCCAAAAGTGCTATAGGAAAGTGAGGATGGGGAGCAGAAGACTCATTCAGGAGGCAGAGGTGCTTGTCCTGCGGGGCCTTTATACAGAAGGCacatctgtgtgtatgtgtatgtgtgtgagagagtagGAGCAGCTGCCTGTTTGACCTTGTCTGTGTTTGGAGGGGGGGACGGGCTGGCTTTCACTGTGATAGCGTCAGGCTGCATCATTCCTTGCTCAATCTCATCTAGGTACCACTCTGCGGAAGATGGTGCGAGATGCCACTGCCGAGGTAGTGGAAGGAATGATCCAGCTCACAGACGTGATTCTCAGTACTCCACTGCAGAGGTAATTCTGATCTAGCAGTGCCCCCATTAAATACTGCTAGGTTAAGTAAATGGGGAAAGAAAATGCAAACCCCATGCATACCCTCTCATCCCAAAACAGTAACCAATTGCGAGCGTGCCCCCCTGCACAGAGGATTAAATGTAGCTCTGTGTGTGACAGGGATGGGGGCCTGGGAGAGGTAAGACTCATgtgaaggaggtgaggggaatatTTGTGTTGCTGGGCAACTCATGCAATTTGGAGTAGGTTGTCCTCAGCACAGATTCTTGGCCTGATTCTTGGAGCTCCATATTTCCTGCCTCTTGCTAAGTACAGGGTATCCCCTTGCCAATGTTTATAGGTTCCAGCACCCTGAGGGACTCTCTTCTTTTTCAGTTTGTCTCAGGAGCAGCTTATATCAACTGGTAGCATATGGGAGGCATGTGAGCAGATTTCCCATCTGCCACAAGGTGAGTGACATGGATCCAAGGAGTGGGCTTCAGAAATCAACAGTCCCTGAACCTACTAAAGGGGAACACTGCAGCTGCTATCTTGGAGCCTAGCTCCTGCAGCAGAAATGATGCCATTCCTAGAGCCCATCACAAGCTCGGGAGCCAGGTGGGGTCACCTGCATGGTGACCCTGCAGTTCTGTGGAGGTGACTGATCCAGTGACCCAGAGGAGTGTGGTGGATGCTGGGGAGCTGGTAAGATCCATACATTCCCCTTTCATCCTTCTCTCTTTGACTTTTGTGTGTAGATAACCAGGCAGCAGTCCTGTCAGCCATGTCCGCCTATCTGGGTGTGGTCAGGGATGCGGTGGAGGAAATGGAGCAGGTGAGGAAGTCCCTTTATTtttgctggggacagagcccacTGTTGGGGGCGTTTCCTGCAGTGATGCTGTAGTGAAACTGAGCCGTGGTTTTCTACTGTGATGAACTGggaattctgaaatattttttatGACTGATATGCATGGCAATGACTTACTTGATTATTGATTGTTACCCAGTGTGACAAAGGGTTAAAATACTCCTGAAGCAAAGCAGATGTGTGTATCACCTAACTGTCTGGTGTAGTATGACTGGGTCCTTAGAGACTGGCTGAAACAGACCCATATCAATGGAGGGTCTGGAAGGACAATGGGAACCCCCAGGGCTGAAGAATTGACACCTATCCATGGGAAACTCCACCAGCGGAACATGTAAACTCAGCATGGTTTGCAGGCAGAAGATGAGTGACAGGAGACTAGGATAAGAGCTGGCTTGAGAGGGgcgcaaagagagagagaaaaaggaaaccAAGATGGTTCCTAGAAAGGGCTTTGTCCGGTGTGGACTATGTCTTCACGTTTGCCTCTCTATGTAATCTAAGGACTTCCTGATGCTGTGTTTGAATTGACTAAAAGCCGTACCCTGTTTTTATAAATGCTGCCTGGTGTCACGGCAAGTGTAGTGCATGGATCTCTGAAGAGGGTAACAAGTCTTTGGACAGGAGTCTGTTGCAGTGAACTTCCTGGGCAGAGCTCACATTGCGAAACTGGAATGTTGgagcccagaggctcagtctcaggagTGTTGAAGCTGTGTGGCCTACCCCTGTGGACAGGAAGGACCCCCTGAGGGTCTGCCATGCTGAAGGAATACCTACaagggactgtttaaaagctgggGTGTAGCACATATCCTGTAAATCCATGACATTTATCCAGGTGGTCATGGCTCCTATATCTTGATTTTTGACACAAACCAGAATCATGCAATGCATGGATCTTGTTGAGTGTCCAAACCTCAGCCTAATTCCGCTACTTAATATGTGGCTTCTGTGAAGCCAGTGCCTTGTTTTGTCTTTGCTTGGCATAGTTTGCTGGTGTAGGGTTGGAGCAGGGACTGCCTGCTAGGCTGTTGCTGATCAGTGGCCAGGTGTGTCTGaggagttgatttttttttttaagccaattcCCGAAGGAGAAAAGGTCTCAGGTGTCTGACTTCAGTTCTGAAGACATTGCAGGGAAACCCTGCAAACTACTTAAGCAGACTCTATGTAGTACTCACCCCTTCCCTCAGGGGCACTATGAGGACAGGTGGTGGGCTCTTGCTTTCCTATATATGTGTCCTCAGGCTCAGGGGGAagatcaggacccctacagtgaCATCATGGAGGATGAGGAGCTGGGCTCTCGGGGCAATAGGGACACCTACTGGTCTGAGGCTGACCGAAAGCTACTTGGCCCCTGCATGGGGCTGATGAAGGCCTCCAAAGCCTGCCTGAAGAAGCTCTTGGGTGCAGTGAAGGTTCATGGCAAAGCAGACACCCCAGAACAGGTGGCTCAGCTAGATGATCTTGCAGACATCACCAATGAGATCAGCCCGAGGTGAGTCAGTCTCTTTCCCCTCTCAATGCTATCTGTGCTAGGGCAGTCCTTGTAGGCCAGCTAGGTCAGGGAACTGCATTATGCAAGGGTTTCCTTCTGCACTCGTGAGGGAAATGGGGCCCTTGTGAGAGTAGGGCCCTGGAATAGTCTGTAGGAGAGTTGCTCTGACTGGGCCAGGGATAGTTGTGATGGGGGATGGGTGGTCACTGAGGATTGGGACAGAAATGAGACCATATTTGCTAGTTACAGCTGATGTTGGTTTCCTGCTGAGCTGTGTAGAGCCTGACTCGCTCCCACAGTTAATGTGTTTGGTGGCAGGCATAGCCTTTGCCCATCCACTGGCTGGGCTGACTGCTAGGCCCCCCTCTCATACTGAAATCTCTGTCTTCTGCCTTAGTGTTGATGAACTGGCACTGAGCATGTATCCACCCATGAACCAGCTGGCTGTGCGACTCAATGTAAGTACCTACCACTCTCCAGCTCATGAGCAAAGGGCATCAGCCTGGCTcctgcagggaacaggggaaaTAAAAGTGGGAGCTAGTGTCTCTAAGGGCAGTTGGTAATCGTCCCCTGGCCCAGTGGCAAGTTGTTGGGTATGAAGACTGCCTGTTTTCTGTTGGGTCACACCCACTTGGCTTCCTAAGTAAGCTTGTCCGTGCTGTTCTCTTCCTTCTCTCACAAAGTCTTGAGCCCACCAGGAAGGAGAGAGTACATGATCTGTGCTGATACTGCCATCCTGTCATAGCTGTGTGACCCATAGAGGTGCTTGGATGCCACTGCCTGAGGGAGCAGAGACCCAAAGCTACCTCTGTTGTGGGGAGTAGCTCCTCCTCCATGGCAGCACTAGGTTGGGGGTAGCTCCCCACAACAGCTTTAGGTGGTCACCTCCCATGCTGGGTATAGAGGTGTCTCTTCCTACCCCTGGCTATGCTAGGATGTCTCCTATGATAGAGGATTCCTGCATGTGTCCTCGACTCCCCACAGCAGTGCTGTGACCATGCTTGCCACATTGGCTCAATTGTTTTCCCTCTTGCTTCCTTTTAGGCTGCCAAACTGGCCTCTGTATTAAAGAAAGTCCTAGAAATTACAAAGTGAGTATGGCATGTGGGCCTTCCTGAGCTCAGAGTTTCTGGAGTGGGAGGGGGCGAGATGGGGTTCTAGTTGCCCTCTTTCTGGATGTTGTTAGAGAAGCTGTGCCGGAGGTGACTCAGCCTGGGCTCCTCAGAAGGTGTATGGAGAGCAAATGTGTACCTTTGGGAATTACCCTGATTGCACCAAAGGGAGCGATGGCTGTGGGGAGAGATGATATGGGGGCTTCATAGAGTCAAAGACCAGAAGGgtccattgtgataatctagtctgacgtcctgtGTAACACTGGCCAGAGATCTGCCCCtcaataattccttttgaactagacCAGATCCTGAAAACAAAAATcgacagtgatggagaatccaccccaacCCCGGattaattgttccaatggttaattatccccACTGTTAACAATTTATaccatatttccagtctgaatttgtctagcttcaacatccAACGGTTCATGTTATACGtttactagactgaagagcccattattaaatatttgcttcccatgtaggtacttacagacagATCAAGTCACCCTTTTGCCTTTTTGGTAAGCTaaagagactcaaggagctcagtcagtACGAGGCatgttttttaatcctttaatcgttctcttggcttttctctgaaccatgtccaatttatcaacatccttcttgaattgtggatacaAAGTGTGGCAGAGACCCCTCCCTGtagggggtggggatgcagggcacTGGATGGGCAGGCGGATGCATAGATTGCTGGAAATTAGTGAGGAGTGGGCATGATGAGGGTAGAGATGACAGATTGTTTCCCCCTACTCTCTCCCACCGCCATACGCACAGAGACCAGCATGCAgcaaagaatcatagaactggaagggacctcaagaggtcatctagtccagtccctgcactcatAAGTATTGTCTAGACATCCCTGgcggtgtttgtctaacccgctcttaaaaatctccaatgatggagattccacaacctccctaggcaatttattctagtgcttaaccaccctgatagttaggaagtttttcctaatatccaagctaaaCTTGCCAGATTGGTGAGGCAAAGGGTGGGTGTGTATGTAGGGTGTTGTCAAAAGACTGCTCCCTGCTGGGGGTAGGCAGAAGGTACAGATAGCTCCCTCCCTGACAAGGGCACTCTGAGGCTGCAGAGACTTTTCCTTTATAACCCTGTGGTAGTCTAGCTCTTCGTGAcatagtcctgtggcacctggcacTCTTTAGTCTGGAGGTGCCTAGATATACAGTACctcaaaaagcagcaaagaaccctgtggcaccttatagactaacagacgttttgcagcatgagctttcgtgggtgaatgcccacttcgtcggatgcaagtagtggaaatttccaggggcaggtatatataagcaagcaagaagcaatctagagataacgaggttagatcaatcagggaggatgaggccctgttctagcagttgaggtgtgaaaaccaagggaggagaaactggttctgtaattggcaagccattcacagtctttgtttaatcctgagctgatggtgtcaaatttgcagatgaactggagctcagcagtttctctttgaagtctggttctaaagtttttttgctgcaggatggccaccttaagatctgctattgtgtggccagggaggttgaagtgttctcctacaggtttttgtatattgccattcctaatatctgatttgtgtccatttatccttttccttagagactgtccagtttggccgatgtacatagcagaggggcattgctggcatatgatggcatatattacattggtggacgtgcaggtgaatgaaccggtgatggtgtggctgatctggttaggtcctgtgatggtgttgctggtgtagatatgtgggcagagttggcatcaaggtttgttgcatggattggttcctgagctagagttactatggtgcggtgtgcagttgctggtgagaatatgcttcaggttggcaggttgtctgtgggcgaggactggcctgccacccaaggcctgtgaaagtgaaggatattttcggtatagggtggtgttaatgtgaccatcacttatttgcaccgtggtgtctaggaagtggacctcccatgtagatctaagtgatggtcacattaacaccaccctataccgaaaacctaccgaccgctatgcctaccttcatgcctccagctttcatcccggacacaccacaagatccattgtctacagccaagcactgaggtacaaccgtatctgctctaaccccgcagacagagaccaacacctagaaaaatcgccaccaagcattctcaagactacagtacccagacaaggaaataaggaaacagatcagcagagccagatgtgtacccagaagcctcctactgcaagacaaacccaagaaagaaaccaacaggactccactggccatcacatacagtccccagctaaaacccctcgaACGCATCATCAGgaatctacaacccatcctggacaatgatccttctctttcacaggccttgggtggcaggccagtcctcgcccacagacaacctgccaacctgaagcatattctcaccagcaactgcacaccgcaccatagtaactctagctcaggaaccaatccatgcaacaaaccttgatgccaactctgcccacatatctacaccagcaacaccatcacaggacctaaccagatcagccacaccatcaccggttcattcacctgcacgtccaccaatgtaatatatgccatcatatgccagcaatgcccctctgctatgtacatcggccaaactggacagtctctaaggaaaaggataaatggacacaaatcagatattaggaatggcaatatacaaaaacctgtaggagaacacttcaacctccctggccacacaatagcagatcttaaggtggccatcctgcagcaaaaaaactttagaaccagacttcaaagagaagctgctgagctccagttcatctgcaaatttgaacaggattaaacaaagctcaggattaaacaaagactgtgaatggcttgccaattacagaaccagtttctcctcccttggttttcacaccttaactgctagaacagggcctcatcctccctgattgatctaacctcgttatctctagcttgctttttgcttgcttatatatacctgcccctggaaatttccactacttgcatccgaagaagtgggcattcacccacgaaagctcatgctgcaaaacgtctgttagtctataaggtgccacaggaatctttgctgcttttacagaaccagactaacacggctacccctctgatacttagtacCTCAAAGTCATTCTAATGCCTCTCCCTTTTCTGCAGGGCAAGCCATGTGTGTCCCCCATCAGAGGAAGGCTGGGTTCAGTTTCTCACTGTTGCAGTAGATCACAACATGGACAAAATTAAGGACTTCACGCAGAGTGAACTTTAATGCTTCTGCGGCCAGGGTCTCTAACAGCTGCCTTTCTGGTGCATCTGGTAATTCCCTGAATATAGGGAGAGCAATGGGGTTGGTGTTTGAGGGAAGAGCTTTTTCAACCTGGAAGAACTTTGCAAATGCAAAGTGTGACTTGCTGGTCTTCTCTGGCAATTGCCAACACTGCCACCCTTGATTTGTTTCCTGGGACAATGAGAAGTTGCATCTTGATGTTGTGAATGTGTCTTGCCCCCTTGGACTTGGCTCTAGGGCTGCCCTACAGGGCAGAAAGGGCAATAAAATGTCACTAGGTTCACATGGTGGCTTTGTTCTGTGGAGGGGGAAGGGTTTTTCTACCTTCATGAGGCTGGACTGGACCCGTGAAGGGTACATTTTCTCCTGCCAGCCTGAGAATGTATGGAGTGATGCCCTCACTTCCCTCTGAATCATGGGAAAGGAATAGAGGAATTTGTTATCCGCTAGTTTAACAACTCCCTAGCCCTGTGGGCACTAGAGTGCAGTTCTAGGGAGATGCAGAATCTTCCCCTTAAAATCCCAGGCTGATGCTCTTTTTTTCTCCTTGATATGCATAGTATAAAGGTACAGTGAGAAATCCGTGCCTAGCTGGGATGGTTTTGCCTGGACTCAGGGGATGTTGGGCTAGATGGGTATTAGGCCGCAAATGTAATAAGACAACCTTTAACATGGCTTAAATGTgccttgaattagagtgaatgtTGCTGACTCCTGTATAGCTTCACCATCCAGCATAAACTCCCCTCCCTGGAGCGAACCCACcttggggctggggctcagggtagTAGCACCTGCTGTATGCTGGGATCTAGCAGCCACAGTATTGATGCCTCTGTAGCCCTTCAGATTCTGGCTACAGTCAAGATGCACGGTGAGTCTTCCGGGCCATGTCTGGGTGGGGTGAAAGGGGATGGGTAAGCGCAGCATGCTGCCAGGCTGTACAGAGCCCAATTTGCTATGCAGGAGGAGGAGACAATCTAGGCAGTGCAGTTATTTGCTTTGCTCATAGTTCTCGGGGTCTGGAGATGCATTTGACAGGCACCAATATGGAGTAAGAAGAAAGGGACAGAGTTCTGATACCAGAGCATTGGGGAAGGACTGAGGGGAGGGGAAGTTAAGGCAAAGGGAGTGAAAACTCTCAAGGATGTACCTGTAACCTGTCCCCCACTCCTTGGGATCCCCCATTCATGTTTGGGGATTATCTGCAAAGCCAGCGATAGACATTTAGTAAAAACCTTTTGGAAAAAGGGCAAGAGGAAGATGATTCCACCTCATGCTTTAGGAGGGCCCTATGGTTTTCTGAACTGCCTGTGGCTGTGTGAAGACCTCTTCCAAGACCAAATCCCTCTCCTTGGGTTGAACTCGGGATGAAACTGGTTACAGGGGCCCCTGAAGAGCTGGAAAATCTGGCAGCTGGGCCAagggcactgccaccagcagAGCTAAGACCACTGTGTCTTTTAGAGGTGGGTATGTAGTTACACTATACCCCAAGAAATGTAGCACTGTGTGAGACAAATTAATATCCAGTCATGAGGGGGAGAGAGCCTCTTGCACTCCTAGGGATGGGAGCTTTCTGCAAACCAAGGAAGTGGGCTTATCTCTTACTCCAGCAGAGAAGCAGGGGGGATTTGCTATACTGCTGGGCATTGCTAACACCCACACAGCTGCCTCTGAGAGATGGCTTGAAATGCCCCTGTAAGCATTACTTACAAGCCTTGGCTGAACAAACAGTTTAACTCAGTTGTCCAAGCAACTGGAACTTGCTCCCTGTCCCATACTGAAAAACAGCTCCTTCCAATTCCTCAGGGAGAACATGCACAGCTTAATGCAGTAAACATCTCCTCCATCTTTTGGCGACGTATATCTGTTTCATCTCCATGCCCCCAGTGATGCTTTAGTGTTACCTTTATGTGGTTCCTCTTCCACTGCTCTGTCAGTGGGGTTGAAGCTTTTTCCAAATGCCATGTACTGAGTTTGTCTTTCTGTATTAAACATTTGTTGCAATTTTTCTTCCTTAGCTTGTCTCTTACCTGTGATATTAGTGGACTCCAAGACATCAATtcttagttaaaaaaaacaaacaggtgaTAGACTTTCAGCTATAGTGGTTTCTGCCTGGTCTTCCCTGCCTCGCTTTGCCAGTAATGCCAGCCTTGTAGCCTGTTTACTCTTGGGGGCTATAAAGCAATAAGAAATGCAGCCTGTCTTCAGTGCATTGGTCTCTAGCTCTGGGTTGTGCCTATTGCAGAATAAGTTGCTCTGCTCAGGGAGAGTCAGTTTGCCCTTAGCCATTCCTCCTGTCTCTATAAATGAGCCCTGTCTGTGACTGCCATTACACACTCCACCAGGGGCTCAGCCAGGGGGCTAGGAAGCCAATCTGTGCTATGGTTGGCTGGTAATGCACTGCACTCTTTGGGAGTGGCGAAGAGAAGTAAATGATCTGGAGTTAAAGAATAAGTGAGGGTATGGCTatacttgagagttgcagcgctgggagttacagcgctggtcgtacagctgtgtagggaaagcgctggtgtgtggccgcatttgcagcactgttgtgagtgatgcattatgggcagctatcccagcgttcaagtggcaacgtgcttttcaaaagaggggggtggggggcagtgtgacagggtgcgtggtggggggagagagagagagtgtggatttttggagccgacactgtgtatcagctccctgccttgcaaaatcagaaaatttccccgaccccttactcttaactgcaaacagcctgcagaccagataaggaGCTGCTCCAACTGACTCCCTTTCTCGCTgctgtttctctcgtcaagcaaaaagcaaacactcatccccctgcctgcctgattcacaggggttatctcatttgattgttcacacttacagattgatcacagcaaacaggagctgtgtttgttttttttagataagcagctcctggagccccgagttcacaacaaaacaaagagaggttgcataacaaaacaaagggagtaatttagttaaaagcattctgggatacatccttataccctggaggccaataacagcgctggtgtgtggccacacttgaccagtgctgcagcaccagtgctgcaatgcttataccccaagcagacacAGGTGTACAGctagcgctgcagccagggagttgcagtgctggatgtgccctgcaggtgtggacagttactaattgcagcactggaaagcctccatcagcgctgcaactctcaagtgtagacTTCTAGGGGTGGAGGAGGTTAGAACAGGCTTTCTGGAGGGCTTGTACGTGGCAATGCGGCCTAGCTGGCTCTCTCCCAACGCACATCCAAAGGTCCCTGAGGCtaggtcttcactacccgccgtatcggcaggtagcaatcaatttctcggggatcgatatattgcgtctcatctagacgcgatatatcgatccccgaacgcgctcctgtcaactccggaactccaccaacccgaacggcggtagcggagtcgacatggggagccgcggacatcgatcccgtgccgtgaggacggtaggtaattcgatctaagatacttcgacttcagctacattattcatgtagctgaagttgcatatcttagatcgatttccccccgtagtgtagaccaacccTTAGTTTAGTTCCATGGTGGAAAAGATCACCTCTGAGCCACTCAGAccgacaagtatcagaggggtagctgtgttagtctggatctgtaaaagcagcaaagaatcctgtggcaccttatagactaacagacgttttggagcatgagctttcgtgggtgaatacccacttcgtcggatgcaagactaaaacgtcttttagtctataaggtgccacaggattcagaCCAACAAAACTGCTTCTGCTTGTGGCCTTGGGAGTCATTGTGTTCTCGCTGCTGCAGTAACAAAGTGACTGACCAATCCTTTTACCTCAATAGTGAGCTGGGCTTTGCAAATGCTGATCTCCTCCTCTCCAAAGTACGTCCTGGGGGAGGCTCCATCCTTCAGCATGCTGTCCGCCTCAGCAGATGACTTTCTCCAGTGCCCTCTTGGACTGTGCATCAGGCACCCAGGCTAGAACAAATGATGATGAGTTCAGTCTAGTCTCAGCCTGGGTGATTCTGCTGGGATTGTAGTGCTCAAGACTACCCAGGCCCCATCTTTTTAATAGCTACATGGTCCCAGCTAGGCTTTGAATTTGCACCCCAGTAATATGAATAGGGTCCCCATGTGGACCCACCACTAACAGTAAATCAAGTTGGTGACACTTGGTTATTTGGTTAACTCTTCACACATTTGGGAACTAAACACTTCTCTCCAAGTGAAGGATAGGGTCTGGAAGTGGTTTTGTGTCCCTGGAGCTGGAGTGTCTGTGCCTGTTGGGTCAGACTGCATTGTGGTTGCATGTGGTACAGTCCTTAACTTGGTTATCTTTGAGAAGGAGATGAAGCTTCTCCTTCCAGAGCTGGGTAATGGCCATGCCACTGTACTGCAGAGACAGGGACCTCAGCAGCAGATGCACAGCCTTCTTACCAATGGTCCTGTTCGACACTTCCACAGAGAGGTGGACATCCTGTCCCAGCAGCAGGGAACTCTGGCATTGGATACAGGAGGGccctcctgccctctcctgcTCACAGCAATCTGAAGCCATTCTCACAGGAGGGGGAGCAAAAAGAGCCCTGCAGCTCAGGACAGCTCTGTTCCCATCCTCCTTGCAGTACCCCtccaggggcagagggggtgaaGAGCCCCTGGAGCTGTCCCCCTTCCACCCCGCAGTCTGGAAGTGAGGGACCCTgcttactagggtgaccagatgtcccaattttatagggacagtcctgattttttgggtctttttcttacagggctgcccagaggattcagggggcctggggtctttggcggcggc encodes:
- the CCNDBP1 gene encoding cyclin-D1-binding protein 1 isoform X1; translated protein: MEREPGAVGPARALEPLRHLREALRAALSRIREGESRESSETFEQQRFWDTLGQTFKATSQEATKLSLAFSRPPLPSAEDCQKLSDGVQNAVLAAAAVYYWLPKDQGTTLRKMVRDATAEVVEGMIQLTDVILSTPLQSLSQEQLISTGSIWEACEQISHLPQDNQAAVLSAMSAYLGVVRDAVEEMEQAQGEDQDPYSDIMEDEELGSRGNRDTYWSEADRKLLGPCMGLMKASKACLKKLLGAVKVHGKADTPEQVAQLDDLADITNEISPSVDELALSMYPPMNQLAVRLNAAKLASVLKKVLEITKYLQTDQVTLLPFWASHVCPPSEEGWVQFLTVAVDHNMDKIKDFTQSEL
- the CCNDBP1 gene encoding cyclin-D1-binding protein 1 isoform X2, whose product is MEREPGAVGPARALEPLRHLREALRAALSRIREGESRESSETFEQQRFWDTLGQTFKATSQEATKLSLAFSRPPLPSAEDCQKLSDGVQNAVLAAAAVYYWLPKDQGTTLRKMVRDATAEVVEGMIQLTDVILSTPLQSLSQEQLISTGSIWEACEQISHLPQDNQAAVLSAMSAYLGVVRDAVEEMEQAQGEDQDPYSDIMEDEELGSRGNRDTYWSEADRKLLGPCMGLMKASKACLKKLLGAVKVHGKADTPEQVAQLDDLADITNEISPSVDELALSMYPPMNQLAVRLNAAKLASVLKKVLEITKASHVCPPSEEGWVQFLTVAVDHNMDKIKDFTQSEL